The following proteins come from a genomic window of Gimesia chilikensis:
- a CDS encoding NADAR family protein codes for MSNQTINFYSVSEAYGEFSNFAGFPIELDGKRWPTSEHYFQAQKFKETSHQAEIRKESSPMRAARMGRERKRPLRKDWESVKDAIMRQAVLAKFTQHAELRELLLSTGESRLVEHTTNDAYWGDGGDGSGKNRLGQILMEIRRTLREAGDTEGEV; via the coding sequence TTGTCCAATCAAACCATCAACTTCTACAGCGTCAGCGAGGCTTACGGTGAGTTCTCCAACTTTGCCGGGTTTCCGATTGAGCTGGACGGGAAACGCTGGCCGACGTCGGAGCATTATTTTCAGGCGCAGAAATTCAAAGAGACTTCACACCAGGCAGAGATCCGCAAAGAATCGTCGCCGATGCGGGCTGCCCGGATGGGACGGGAGCGGAAGCGGCCGCTGCGGAAAGACTGGGAATCGGTCAAAGATGCGATCATGCGGCAAGCCGTGCTGGCGAAGTTTACGCAACATGCAGAACTGCGGGAACTGCTGCTCTCCACGGGAGAGAGTCGTCTCGTCGAGCATACGACGAACGATGCTTACTGGGGAGATGGCGGGGATGGCAGCGGTAAGAATCGGCTGGGACAGATTCTGATGGAGATTCGCCGGACGCTGCGGGAGGCGGGAGATACGGAAGGGGAAGTGTAG
- a CDS encoding RNA 2'-phosphotransferase: MNEKDIKRKSKFLSLILRHQPETVGIQLDESGWVDVETLLSAIDEHGKKMSRETLEHVVDSNDKQRFSFSDDGTRIRANQGHSVKIELGYEAAAPPEFLIHGTPQQFVAVIAREGLKKMKRHHVHLHGDENTALAVGQRRGKPVLLKIRSGEMSQAGFEFFVTPNQVWLTDRVPPEYIDFP, translated from the coding sequence ATGAACGAAAAGGATATCAAAAGGAAAAGTAAATTTCTGAGTCTGATTCTCAGGCATCAGCCGGAGACCGTCGGGATCCAGCTGGATGAATCGGGGTGGGTCGATGTAGAGACGTTACTCTCTGCGATCGACGAACATGGTAAGAAGATGTCGCGGGAAACACTGGAGCATGTCGTAGATTCGAATGACAAACAGCGGTTCTCCTTCAGCGATGACGGCACCCGCATCCGGGCTAACCAGGGGCACTCAGTCAAAATTGAACTGGGCTACGAGGCCGCGGCTCCCCCTGAGTTCCTGATTCACGGCACGCCGCAACAGTTTGTTGCAGTGATCGCCCGCGAGGGACTCAAGAAGATGAAACGCCATCACGTGCATCTGCATGGAGATGAAAATACCGCACTGGCGGTCGGGCAGCGGCGGGGAAAACCGGTGTTGTTGAAGATCCGCTCAGGAGAGATGTCTCAGGCCGGGTTTGAATTCTTTGTGACTCCGAATCAGGTCTGGTTAACCGATCGAGTTCCACCCGAGTACATCGACTTCCCCTGA
- the pncA gene encoding bifunctional nicotinamidase/pyrazinamidase, protein MMHALILVDLQYDFMPGGALAVPGGDDVVEVANQWIPKFELVVATQDWHPPGHLSFASQHPHREIGEQIDLNGLEQILWPEHCIQGSPGAELHADLDQEQIDAVIPKGTDTSIDSYSGFFDNGHRQATGLGDYLNERNVSEVTIMGLATDYCVKFTALDAVRHGLKTNLVQAGCRGVDLNEGDIQRALQEMQAAGVALI, encoded by the coding sequence ATGATGCATGCCTTAATCTTAGTCGATCTGCAATACGATTTTATGCCGGGCGGTGCCCTGGCAGTTCCCGGCGGCGATGACGTCGTGGAAGTGGCTAACCAGTGGATACCGAAATTCGAACTGGTCGTCGCGACACAGGACTGGCATCCGCCAGGTCATCTGAGTTTCGCCAGCCAGCATCCCCATCGGGAAATTGGTGAGCAGATCGATCTCAATGGACTGGAGCAGATTCTCTGGCCCGAACACTGTATTCAGGGTTCCCCGGGAGCCGAACTGCACGCTGATCTGGATCAGGAGCAGATTGATGCGGTAATCCCGAAAGGCACCGATACCAGCATCGACAGTTACAGCGGGTTCTTTGATAACGGGCATCGACAGGCAACCGGCCTGGGCGACTATTTAAACGAACGCAATGTGAGTGAAGTCACCATCATGGGGCTTGCCACCGATTACTGCGTGAAATTCACGGCCCTGGATGCAGTCAGACACGGATTGAAAACCAATCTGGTGCAGGCTGGCTGTCGGGGCGTCGATCTGAACGAGGGTGATATTCAGCGGGCCCTGCAGGAAATGCAGGCGGCTGGTGTCGCCCTGATCTGA
- a CDS encoding ADP-ribosylglycohydrolase family protein, giving the protein MDNYSRILGCLLGTAVGDAVGLKREGLSRKRSRRLYGGPPLSPDLFLNRGYCSDDTEHTLMVGRALVLSRGVPEDFERRLGRDLKHWLLTLPAGIGRATLRSCLKLLVGVAPQNSGVFSAGNGPAMRSALLGLCASSESHLQELVLRSSRITHKDPRAEQGALLVARAARLSLTEPGQSPREFLANSVSQIQDAELKSAIENAVEHLARQSTPEEYAHDQGWSNGISGYINQTVPAALYCWAYTADDFRQSVENAVMLGGDADSVAAIAGAISGANLGVEVIPGEWKQQLAEWPRTIAWMESLAECLSQMDETADPQAPPPMHWLATIPRNLLFAAVVISLGGRRLLPPY; this is encoded by the coding sequence ATGGACAATTACTCTCGTATTCTAGGGTGTTTACTGGGAACCGCGGTCGGAGATGCCGTCGGACTGAAACGGGAAGGCTTATCCCGCAAACGTTCCCGACGTCTGTATGGGGGGCCTCCACTTTCTCCCGATCTGTTTTTGAACAGGGGGTATTGCAGCGACGATACCGAACACACCCTGATGGTCGGACGAGCTCTGGTACTTTCCCGGGGTGTGCCCGAAGATTTCGAACGACGACTGGGGCGGGACCTTAAGCACTGGCTGTTAACCCTACCGGCCGGGATCGGACGGGCCACGCTTCGCTCCTGCCTGAAACTGTTAGTTGGCGTTGCTCCTCAAAACAGCGGTGTCTTCAGTGCAGGGAATGGGCCGGCCATGCGTTCTGCACTGTTGGGGCTCTGTGCATCTTCCGAGTCACACCTGCAGGAACTGGTGCTGAGGAGCTCAAGAATCACTCACAAAGATCCCCGCGCCGAACAGGGTGCACTTCTGGTAGCCCGGGCGGCGCGACTGTCACTGACAGAACCGGGACAAAGCCCGCGGGAATTTCTTGCTAACAGCGTCTCACAGATTCAGGATGCAGAACTCAAGTCGGCAATCGAGAATGCAGTCGAACATCTCGCACGTCAGAGTACTCCCGAAGAGTACGCACACGACCAGGGCTGGAGCAATGGAATCTCCGGCTACATTAACCAGACTGTTCCCGCGGCGCTCTACTGCTGGGCTTATACTGCGGATGATTTTCGGCAGTCAGTTGAAAATGCCGTCATGCTGGGGGGCGATGCCGACAGTGTGGCTGCGATTGCAGGAGCCATCAGTGGAGCGAACCTGGGAGTCGAAGTGATTCCCGGCGAATGGAAACAACAACTGGCAGAATGGCCGCGAACCATCGCGTGGATGGAATCGCTGGCGGAGTGTCTGTCGCAAATGGATGAAACTGCGGATCCGCAGGCACCCCCTCCCATGCACTGGCTGGCTACGATTCCTCGGAATCTGCTGTTTGCTGCCGTGGTGATCAGCCTGGGGGGCCGACGCCTGCTTCCGCCCTATTGA
- a CDS encoding NUDIX hydrolase, with protein MKYSYEYPRAALTVDCVVFGLDEDDLQILLIQRDLPPFEGDWALPGGFVRLEETLDEAALRELSEETGLKNVYLEQLYSFGTVNRDPRERVVTVAYYALVNLSDHRVQAATDARNAAWFAVDDIPSLAFDHDQILEMAHERLRGKVRYQPIGFELLPPKFTLRQIQHLYEVILDRPLDKRNFRKKILSMGILIELDEVETDVAHRAARLYQFDRRKYKRLTKQGFHFEI; from the coding sequence ATGAAATACAGCTATGAATATCCGCGGGCCGCTTTAACAGTGGACTGCGTCGTGTTTGGCCTGGATGAAGATGATCTGCAGATTCTGCTCATTCAGCGGGACCTGCCCCCGTTTGAAGGGGACTGGGCACTCCCGGGTGGGTTTGTTCGGCTGGAAGAAACACTGGACGAGGCTGCCTTGCGGGAGTTGAGTGAAGAGACCGGTTTGAAAAATGTCTATCTCGAACAGCTGTATTCCTTCGGAACCGTGAACCGGGATCCTCGGGAGCGTGTCGTGACAGTAGCTTACTATGCCCTGGTGAATCTGTCGGACCACCGGGTGCAGGCGGCCACCGATGCCCGGAATGCCGCCTGGTTCGCGGTGGACGACATACCCTCGCTGGCCTTTGACCACGACCAGATTCTGGAAATGGCTCACGAACGCCTGCGGGGCAAAGTCCGTTATCAGCCCATCGGCTTTGAACTGCTGCCTCCCAAATTTACCTTAAGGCAGATTCAGCATCTGTATGAAGTCATTCTGGATCGTCCGCTGGATAAACGTAATTTTCGTAAAAAGATTCTCAGTATGGGAATCCTCATTGAACTGGACGAAGTCGAGACGGATGTCGCGCATCGGGCCGCGCGCCTGTATCAGTTCGACCGTCGCAAATACAAACGCCTGACCAAACAGGGGTTTCACTTCGAGATCTGA
- the nadE gene encoding NAD(+) synthase — protein sequence MKLIQIAAVALNQTPLDWSGNAARVRQAIEAARNEGASLICLPELCLTGYNCEDTFFSIDVQQRALSALLELLPLTKWTVVSVGLPLMYGGALYNCACLIADGQILGFVAKNHLAGDGIHYEPRWFKAWDSTCVGEITIQGQAYPIGNLIFEVDGVRLGFEICEDAWAARRPGRELSQAAVDLILNPSASHFAFGKQEIRRRLVQESSRAYGVTYVYSNLLGNEAGRIIYDGATLIASNGSLLAEGQRLSFQDVSVTSAIVDIDLTRMNRARLASFQPRPGAFRETTITADYQFPEIPFRTLHCQAADWERSDSIKEEEFTRAVALALFDYLRKSRSQGFVISLSGGADSAAAAVLVWAMLKLGLSELGADGLSQKLAYLTGTKPKSGFAELINGLLTCVYQSTRNSSETTASAAAGLAEGIGADFLNLDVDAITQAYVDLVSKAIGRELNWETDDIPLQNIQARSRAPGVWMITNLRNALLLSTSNRSEAAVGYTTMDGDTCGGLSPISGIDKAFLRSWLRWMETVGPLQVGTVPELNLINQQEPTAELRPQEAEQKDEQDLMPYELLDWVERAAIRDKRSPVELYRLALVEFPAEQPAQLVAWIERFFRLWSRNQWKRERYAPSFHLDDENLDPKTWCRFPILSGGFEEELAELRRVAEAQ from the coding sequence ATGAAACTCATCCAGATAGCCGCTGTTGCTCTGAATCAGACTCCATTGGACTGGTCCGGGAATGCGGCCCGGGTCAGACAGGCGATCGAAGCGGCCCGCAATGAAGGGGCCTCGCTAATATGTTTACCCGAGCTCTGCCTCACTGGCTATAACTGTGAAGACACTTTCTTTTCGATCGACGTTCAACAGCGGGCGCTGTCAGCTCTGCTGGAACTGCTCCCCTTGACGAAATGGACCGTCGTCTCAGTAGGACTTCCGCTGATGTATGGCGGTGCCCTCTATAACTGTGCCTGCCTGATTGCCGACGGTCAGATTCTGGGATTCGTCGCCAAAAATCATCTGGCCGGCGATGGCATTCATTACGAACCACGCTGGTTCAAAGCCTGGGATTCCACGTGCGTGGGTGAAATCACGATTCAGGGTCAGGCATACCCGATCGGCAATTTGATCTTTGAAGTAGACGGTGTCCGGCTCGGCTTCGAAATCTGTGAAGATGCCTGGGCCGCACGTCGCCCCGGACGTGAACTCTCGCAGGCAGCCGTTGATCTGATTCTCAATCCGAGTGCCAGCCACTTCGCCTTTGGCAAACAGGAAATCCGCAGGCGACTGGTTCAGGAAAGCTCGCGGGCGTACGGCGTGACTTACGTTTATTCCAATCTACTGGGGAACGAAGCGGGCCGCATCATCTATGACGGTGCCACACTGATTGCCAGTAACGGCTCGCTGCTGGCAGAGGGACAGCGGCTCTCATTTCAGGACGTCTCCGTAACATCCGCGATCGTCGACATCGATCTAACCAGAATGAATCGGGCCCGTCTGGCCAGTTTTCAACCCCGGCCGGGAGCCTTCCGCGAAACTACGATCACAGCCGATTACCAGTTTCCCGAGATTCCGTTTCGAACCTTGCACTGCCAGGCTGCTGACTGGGAACGTTCAGACTCGATCAAAGAGGAAGAATTCACGCGGGCCGTGGCACTGGCGTTATTCGACTATCTGCGTAAGAGCCGGTCTCAAGGCTTCGTGATTTCACTGAGTGGCGGTGCAGATTCTGCAGCGGCTGCGGTCCTGGTCTGGGCCATGCTCAAACTGGGACTCTCCGAACTGGGAGCCGATGGATTATCCCAAAAGCTTGCCTATCTGACCGGAACCAAACCGAAATCCGGTTTCGCCGAACTGATCAATGGGTTGTTAACCTGCGTCTATCAGTCTACCCGCAACAGTTCCGAAACGACGGCGAGCGCCGCGGCCGGGCTGGCGGAGGGGATTGGCGCTGATTTTCTGAATCTGGATGTCGACGCCATCACACAGGCGTATGTGGACCTCGTATCAAAGGCAATCGGGCGGGAGCTGAACTGGGAAACCGATGATATTCCACTCCAGAATATTCAGGCCCGGAGCAGGGCACCGGGAGTCTGGATGATTACCAATCTACGAAATGCCTTGTTGCTGTCAACCAGTAACCGTTCGGAAGCAGCTGTGGGTTATACCACGATGGACGGCGATACGTGCGGCGGATTGTCGCCAATCTCCGGGATTGATAAAGCGTTTCTCAGAAGCTGGCTGCGATGGATGGAAACGGTCGGCCCACTGCAGGTAGGAACGGTTCCCGAACTGAACCTGATCAATCAGCAGGAGCCGACTGCAGAACTGCGTCCGCAGGAAGCAGAGCAGAAGGATGAACAGGATCTGATGCCTTACGAATTATTGGACTGGGTCGAGCGAGCTGCAATTCGCGATAAGCGTAGTCCTGTGGAGCTCTACCGACTGGCACTCGTGGAGTTTCCCGCTGAACAGCCCGCACAACTGGTGGCATGGATCGAACGCTTCTTTCGGCTCTGGTCACGGAACCAGTGGAAACGCGAACGGTACGCCCCCTCGTTTCACCTGGACGATGAGAATCTGGATCCGAAAACCTGGTGCCGTTTTCCCATTCTCTCGGGAGGCTTTGAAGAAGAACTGGCGGAACTCCGTCGTGTGGCAGAAGCCCAATGA
- a CDS encoding nicotinate phosphoribosyltransferase, with amino-acid sequence MALNKIYDTSLTLLTDLYQLTMAHGYWKTGRAEQEAVFHLFFRKNPFQGGYTIAAGLEYALEYIRHFQFSEDDLSYLKTLEGNDGRPLFSSGFLEYLADLRITCDLAAVPEGTVVFPHEPLVRVTGPILQCQLLETALLNLINFQTLIATKSARICTATGGDPVLEFGLRRAQGIDGGLAASRAAYIGGCAATSNVLAGKLFGIPVKGTHAHSWVMSYDDELSAFEDYARAMPNNCVFLVDTYDTLDGVRNAVRVGIQLKESGHQMVGIRLDSGDLAYLSIEARRLLDEAGLTEAAIVASNDLDETTISSLKMQGAKIAVWGVGTRLVTAFEQPALGGVYKLGAIRNEDQEWEPRLKLSEQAIKTSTPGILQTRRYLNENGAVADMIFNELAPPTSERSVLIDPLDSTRRRVLDDKLDSQDLLIPVVQQGEIVHQHESLSVIRERAQQQLDLFHVGIQRHLEPHEYPVGLEQGLYDYKTEQILLARKLNHQ; translated from the coding sequence ATGGCCCTGAATAAGATCTACGATACTTCACTGACGCTCTTAACAGACCTGTACCAGCTGACGATGGCACATGGATACTGGAAAACAGGGAGAGCTGAACAGGAAGCCGTCTTTCACCTCTTCTTTCGCAAAAATCCGTTTCAGGGTGGTTATACCATCGCCGCCGGTCTGGAATACGCTCTGGAATATATCAGGCACTTCCAGTTCAGCGAAGATGATCTCAGTTATCTGAAGACGCTGGAAGGCAACGATGGCCGCCCCTTATTCTCCAGTGGCTTTCTGGAATACCTGGCGGATCTGCGGATCACCTGTGATCTGGCAGCGGTTCCGGAAGGGACCGTGGTCTTTCCCCACGAACCCCTGGTGCGGGTCACGGGACCGATTCTGCAGTGTCAGTTGCTGGAAACCGCTCTACTGAATCTGATCAACTTTCAGACGCTGATCGCCACCAAGTCGGCACGCATCTGTACCGCCACGGGGGGAGATCCGGTTCTGGAGTTCGGATTAAGGCGGGCCCAGGGAATCGATGGCGGCCTGGCAGCCAGTCGAGCCGCCTATATTGGTGGGTGTGCAGCCACATCCAATGTGCTGGCCGGTAAGCTGTTCGGAATTCCCGTCAAAGGAACACACGCTCACAGCTGGGTCATGTCCTACGATGACGAGCTTTCCGCCTTCGAAGATTACGCCCGGGCCATGCCTAATAACTGCGTCTTCCTCGTCGATACCTACGATACACTCGATGGAGTCCGCAATGCGGTTCGCGTCGGGATTCAGTTAAAAGAGTCCGGTCATCAAATGGTGGGGATCCGGCTCGATTCGGGAGATCTCGCGTATCTCAGTATCGAAGCCAGACGCCTGCTGGATGAAGCGGGGCTGACGGAAGCCGCGATTGTGGCCAGCAATGACCTGGATGAAACCACCATCAGCAGTCTCAAAATGCAGGGAGCCAAAATCGCCGTCTGGGGTGTGGGTACTCGCCTGGTGACCGCCTTCGAACAACCCGCCCTGGGAGGGGTTTACAAACTGGGAGCGATCAGGAATGAAGACCAGGAATGGGAACCCCGTTTGAAATTGTCCGAACAGGCCATCAAGACCTCTACCCCCGGAATTCTACAGACCAGACGCTATCTGAATGAAAACGGGGCCGTGGCCGACATGATCTTTAATGAACTTGCTCCGCCAACCTCGGAACGAAGCGTGTTGATCGATCCTCTGGATTCAACGCGGCGACGCGTGCTGGACGACAAACTTGACTCTCAGGATCTATTGATCCCCGTGGTCCAGCAGGGGGAGATCGTTCATCAACACGAATCATTGTCAGTCATTCGCGAACGGGCACAGCAGCAGTTGGATCTGTTCCACGTGGGCATTCAGCGGCATCTGGAGCCACACGAATATCCCGTTGGTCTGGAACAGGGTCTGTATGATTACAAAACCGAACAGATTCTGCTGGCACGAAAATTAAATCATCAGTGA